The Candidatus Poribacteria bacterium genome contains the following window.
GGTGAACGTCAGTCGCACGGTGTCGCCGTCTGCCATCTGGCGCAGATGGGCTTCATCGATTGCGTACCCGTTCCAGCGGCGCAGAAGGTCGCGCGCCGGATCGACGCGGAACCGATCGTACCGCCGCCGCCCGTCCCGCAGGTCGGTCAAGGACGCGACCTGCCGCCCGTCGCGGTTGAAGAGAAGCCGCCTACGCATCGCCCGGCTCCTTCTCGGCGAACGCCCCCGCCAACTCCTTGACAAGGCGCGGATCCACGCCGAGCGCGTCCGCGATCCGCGTCGCCTGCCCGATGGAGGGCGTCATCCGTCCGCGTTCGATCATGGAGACGGCATACGCCGTGACGCGCGCCACGCCGCCTAGCCGTTGCTGACTCCACCCGGCGATGCGCCGGAGACCTCGAAGTGTCTGCATTAGAATCCCCTTGTTTCGCGCCGACGCCGCCCTTGACGCCGGATCATACTCAGGCTAGCATATGAGTCGAAAGGGGTCGGCAATGCGTAAACTCGGAACCGACGACGACGTTCGCGCTCTCGTGGAACGCCGACTTCGCCATCCCGTCATCGATGCCGTCTGGAGGCTGTTGCAGGAGGACGGTTACGTCGCCGAAGTGCTTGACGCGTCCTGCGACGCCGACCTCAAGGAAGCCATCGACGTCGCCTTGAAGCGGATACGAAAGCTTGAAGACATCCCCCGCCCGTCCGTCCGGTCGGAAGCAGTCCAGACGAAGCCGAAAGGCGCGGCTGGACACCGCACCGCCGTCGTCTCCGCGCTCCGCGCTTGGGAAGCCCGGTGTCTGCCGGAAGTTCAGGCGTTCCGCGCCGAAGAACTCGGCGGGACGTTGCTGGAACCCGAAGCGGTTCGCGGCTGGCTCGAAGGACGCGCCAGATGGGACGCGCGTCCCCGTACCGCATGGCTCGCCTATCCGCACGACGACGGTTGGGAGGGCAGCGTTCCAGCGGGAAACGGCGCGTTGAAACGCTTGAAGGGTCTCGCCGACGCCCTCGCGGAACGGTTCGATTGGAGCGAACCCGCCGCCGTCAGGTTCGTCCTCGCCGACGTGGAGCCTCTCGCTGCCGGCATAGCGGGGACGATCCACGTACAGAGCGACCCGACGAGGAACACGATCAGCCTTCGCATCCCAACATGGGTATCCGCAGAGGAAGTCGCTGCCGCCTATTGCAGCCTTCGACGCGACGCCTACGCACGCGGGGCGCGGGAACAGGCACACACCGACCCGCCCACGCTCCGTAGCGACGCCTACAAAAAAGGCGGGGCGCGGGAACTCCGGGGTATGAACGAGCGAAACGCCGCGTTCGTGCTGTTCGTCACGCGGCGACTCGACGACTCCGGCAAGTCCCGCCCGGTCGGCGGATGGAGAGCCGCCCACGTGGCTTGGAACGACGCCTACCCGCAATGGGCTTTCTCGACGCCCCAACGCATGGCGAGCGACTTCGCCCGCATCCGTCGGACGGTCGTGCCGCAAGCCATGACGGGGCGACTGAAGGTGACGACGAAGCGGAGCGCGGACGGTTCGCCTTGAGACAGCCCTTGTGTCAGGCGACCCAAAGGCGTAGTGTGTCTACGTCGTTTGGGGAAAGCGTTGGGACATTCTTGGGTCAATCTTGGGACATTCGGCGAAGGGAAGGCACAGGAACCCAGCAACGTCGCGGGTTTGCGGAGCAGAGCAGGAGTTTCCTAAACTCTTGGTCGGCGGTTCGAGTCCGTCCGGGCGTACTTCCACATCGTCTGCCGCCTCCGGCGGCTGCTAGAACGACGCGATCAATCCGAACGTCGGCGTGAACGGCAGGAACGACTCCTCGACCTGCGCAAACCCCTGCTCGGGGTCATAGGAGTACTCCTGCACGTTGTTCCGAAAGTAGGCGTTCATCACCTGCACGTACGCCGTCATCTGCCACGTGGTCCACTTGAACTGCTTGGTCAACCGGACGTCCAGGCTGTGGAATGACGGCGTCCTCTCGGAGTTCTCATCCCCAAGCACAGGCACGGGCTTCGCCGGATCGTCGGACGGGACGAACGCCACGG
Protein-coding sequences here:
- a CDS encoding helix-turn-helix transcriptional regulator, with protein sequence MQTLRGLRRIAGWSQQRLGGVARVTAYAVSMIERGRMTPSIGQATRIADALGVDPRLVKELAGAFAEKEPGDA